A DNA window from uncultured Methanoregula sp. contains the following coding sequences:
- a CDS encoding VIT1/CCC1 transporter family protein, whose amino-acid sequence MPEKTISPDMLPSFIALQKAELTEHLIYTRIAAVTKDVHNRKVLERIAGEELNHYGIWKQYTKTDVGPSFLLVWLYTLAARILGITFTLKILERVEHRAQGMDRMMPEGIPEVAGILENEERHEQELIALIDEERLKYVGSVVLGLNDALVEFTGTLAGLTFAIQNSQIIAAAGLITGVAASLSMASSEYLSQRSDAGPSDPFKAAIYTGFTYIVTVTLLILPFLVLSSPYIALVFTLCGAVSIIFLFTFYISVAKDLPFWRRFGEMAAISLGIAGISFVIGLVIRVFLNVNV is encoded by the coding sequence ATGCCTGAAAAAACCATATCCCCCGACATGTTGCCATCTTTTATTGCCCTGCAGAAGGCAGAACTGACCGAGCACCTGATCTATACACGGATAGCTGCAGTAACAAAAGATGTCCATAACCGGAAGGTCCTTGAAAGGATTGCCGGAGAGGAACTCAATCATTACGGGATCTGGAAGCAGTATACAAAAACAGACGTGGGACCCTCGTTCCTGCTCGTATGGCTGTACACGCTGGCTGCCCGGATCCTCGGGATAACGTTTACGCTCAAGATACTCGAACGGGTCGAGCACCGGGCACAGGGAATGGACCGGATGATGCCCGAGGGCATCCCGGAAGTTGCGGGTATTCTTGAAAACGAGGAGAGGCACGAGCAGGAACTTATTGCCCTGATCGATGAAGAGCGGCTGAAGTATGTCGGATCAGTTGTGCTTGGCCTCAACGATGCCCTGGTGGAATTTACCGGTACGCTCGCCGGCCTGACATTCGCCATCCAGAATTCGCAGATCATTGCAGCTGCCGGCCTTATTACGGGGGTTGCAGCCTCACTATCCATGGCCTCATCGGAATACCTCTCGCAGCGATCGGACGCGGGGCCTTCGGATCCATTCAAAGCTGCGATCTATACCGGGTTTACGTACATCGTCACGGTAACGCTGCTGATACTGCCGTTCCTCGTATTGTCTTCCCCCTACATTGCCCTGGTCTTCACCCTGTGCGGGGCAGTAAGCATCATCTTCCTCTTCACCTTCTATATCTCGGTTGCGAAGGATCTTCCTTTCTGGAGGCGGTTCGGCGAGATGGCAGCGATCAGCCTTGGTATTGCAGGGATCTCTTTTGTGATCGGCCTGGTTATCCGGGTATTCCTGAATGTCAATGTATAA
- a CDS encoding SpoIIE family protein phosphatase has protein sequence MNRWNIRLPACSVLVKILLVFLVLSVLSLLACGIVAFITISDVGYSAEQDTLSLGSQAIDDTTRALETAAEKHLTQMAYDEAEITNVLFEDTITEMEILAAQARTTGHNQPLNPITPVYSRETIPPDPAGATVIFSAPGVDTARNTEEYRTLGGMSDILKAVYYADSNLTSVYITTDSGITLMYPWRDFTNDTPDSRDREWFTGAKKTGSVYWSEPYIDSAGQGIVVTASKAIDTKYGTWVVGSDVTVDTINSAYLNRTLGSRGYAVLMDNGGNIISRPGLSAGVEDPMRYVPENAFRNKDPAILAISRNMIAGRSGIEKTRFGTTETYVAYAPVRALNWSYAVSIPVDEVTAPIQSTRERISAATLNTSIRINEQTDRIRDIFAVLTLILIFIVAILAVFLARMITRPVEALKEGASALGQGNLDYRVHLDTRDEFEELARSFNQMAGDLKQNIDDLRRTTAEKERYTKELEIAKEIQLSFLPEVIPEIPAYDLAATTIPAMEIGGDLYDFIPLENGNWGLVIADVSGKSISAALYMALSRTLLHAGAGEHPFPTSTVQWVNRMLFDDGRSGMFITVFYGVLDPVSRIFGYVNAGHNPPLILKKNEQKARYLEGNDIALGVLPEVKAKSHEIVLEPGDILFLYTDGVTEAFNNQDQDYGEERLITYLEKNRTLPARELLMGVLEEICQFRKDAPQSDDITLLVLRVK, from the coding sequence ATGAACCGCTGGAATATTCGTCTGCCGGCCTGCAGTGTTCTTGTCAAGATTCTCCTTGTATTCCTCGTCCTCTCGGTCCTGTCGCTCCTGGCTTGCGGAATCGTGGCATTTATAACGATCAGCGATGTCGGGTATTCAGCGGAACAGGACACCCTCTCTCTCGGGAGCCAGGCCATCGATGATACCACCCGGGCCCTTGAAACCGCTGCCGAAAAACACTTGACCCAGATGGCCTATGACGAGGCTGAGATCACCAATGTCCTGTTTGAAGATACGATCACCGAGATGGAGATCCTTGCTGCCCAGGCCAGGACCACCGGTCATAATCAGCCCCTGAATCCCATCACCCCGGTATATTCCCGGGAGACAATACCACCCGATCCAGCCGGTGCTACGGTCATCTTCTCTGCCCCCGGGGTCGATACCGCCCGGAATACCGAGGAGTACCGGACCCTTGGCGGCATGAGCGATATTCTGAAAGCGGTCTATTACGCTGACAGCAACCTGACGAGTGTGTACATTACCACGGATTCCGGAATTACCCTCATGTACCCGTGGAGGGATTTCACAAACGATACGCCCGATTCCCGGGATCGCGAATGGTTCACCGGTGCAAAAAAGACCGGATCGGTCTACTGGTCGGAGCCGTATATTGATTCTGCCGGGCAGGGTATCGTTGTCACCGCATCAAAAGCGATCGATACAAAGTACGGTACCTGGGTTGTCGGGAGCGATGTTACCGTTGATACGATCAATTCGGCGTACCTCAACCGGACCCTTGGGAGCCGCGGATATGCCGTTCTCATGGACAACGGGGGAAATATTATCAGTCGCCCGGGGCTCTCGGCGGGTGTCGAAGATCCCATGAGATATGTCCCGGAAAATGCATTCCGTAATAAGGATCCGGCCATCCTGGCAATCAGCCGGAACATGATTGCCGGCAGGTCTGGGATCGAGAAGACCCGTTTTGGGACAACCGAAACGTACGTTGCGTATGCCCCGGTCAGAGCCCTGAACTGGAGTTATGCGGTCTCCATACCGGTGGATGAAGTTACCGCCCCGATACAATCCACCCGGGAGCGGATATCGGCGGCAACCCTGAACACCAGCATACGGATCAATGAACAGACGGATCGCATCAGGGATATCTTCGCGGTCCTGACCCTGATACTCATATTCATAGTCGCGATACTGGCAGTATTCCTGGCCCGGATGATCACCCGCCCGGTTGAAGCATTAAAAGAGGGTGCATCTGCTCTCGGGCAGGGCAATCTGGATTACCGGGTTCACCTGGACACCCGCGATGAGTTTGAGGAGCTTGCCCGTTCATTCAACCAGATGGCAGGAGATCTCAAACAGAATATCGACGATCTCAGACGCACCACTGCCGAGAAGGAACGCTATACAAAAGAGCTCGAGATCGCAAAAGAGATCCAGCTGAGTTTCCTCCCGGAGGTGATCCCTGAAATCCCGGCATATGATCTGGCAGCCACCACTATCCCGGCAATGGAGATCGGGGGAGATCTCTACGACTTCATCCCCCTTGAAAACGGAAACTGGGGGCTCGTTATTGCGGATGTATCCGGCAAAAGCATCAGTGCCGCATTATACATGGCACTGTCCCGGACGCTTCTCCATGCGGGTGCAGGAGAGCATCCATTTCCAACATCTACCGTGCAGTGGGTAAACCGGATGCTCTTTGACGATGGAAGATCGGGCATGTTCATCACGGTTTTCTACGGCGTCCTCGATCCGGTATCCAGAATATTCGGGTATGTGAACGCAGGACATAATCCCCCGCTTATCCTTAAGAAAAACGAACAAAAAGCCCGGTACCTGGAAGGAAACGATATTGCTCTCGGAGTTCTACCGGAAGTGAAGGCCAAATCACATGAGATCGTCCTTGAACCGGGGGATATTTTATTCCTCTATACCGATGGAGTAACAGAAGCGTTCAACAATCAGGATCAGGATTATGGCGAAGAGCGCCTGATAACTTACCTGGAAAAGAACCGGACACTCCCGGCCCGGGAACTGCTTATGGGAGTTCTTGAAGAAATTTGTCAGTTCCGAAAGGATGCACCCCAGTCTGACGATATTACCCTGCTGGTCCTCCGGGTGAAGTGA
- a CDS encoding agmatine deiminase family protein, whose protein sequence is MESGTVVIGLIQMSVGPDMDENQKKALERVEAAARSGARIICLPELYRSRYFPQHVGADLSKIAEFIPGKSTEIFSSLAIRLGVVIIVPILQKMPGGRIYNSAVVIDADGSVSAPYHKVHIPQDPGFFEKEYFYPGESYRVFPTKFGRIGVLICFDQWFPEAARCVALDGAEIVFYPTAIGHPDANTPAEGNWQEAWELIQRSHAIANSVHVAAVNRVGQEGEIRFFGGSFVCDAFGKIIARSGDSEETLIATLDITMNREVRDSWGFFRNRRPETYGRIGTLFPGESGEFPALREGDTPKNRGFHMPAEWEPHAAVWLSWPNNKDTFPQLSLVEKAYYEFVEKIHTSERVELFVPTAIVHRQVRARLREMGVDLSRITLHTSEYVDVWIRDYGPTFVVNRAQKKLALVRWNFNAWGGKYERQIQDGKIPFMMNRRLSLPLFEPGIILEGGSIDVNGKGTVLTTKACLLNPNRNPKLSADDIEEKLKIFLGVEKVIWLNCGVEGDDTDGHIDDIARFVGPSTIVCAYETDSADANYSALLENYTILSQSTDQEGRPFTVIKLPMPKKIEDADGRYPASYTNFYIGNKTVIVPIFDDPADNVALSILREIFPTRDVVGINARAMVEGYGTFHCGTQQQPEP, encoded by the coding sequence ATGGAATCGGGAACCGTTGTGATCGGCCTCATCCAGATGTCCGTTGGCCCGGATATGGATGAGAACCAGAAAAAAGCACTGGAACGTGTTGAAGCTGCCGCCAGATCCGGAGCCCGGATCATCTGCCTGCCCGAGCTCTACCGGTCCCGGTACTTCCCCCAGCACGTAGGTGCCGATCTTTCAAAAATCGCCGAGTTCATCCCCGGCAAATCAACGGAAATTTTCTCATCCCTCGCAATCCGGCTTGGCGTTGTCATCATTGTTCCGATCCTGCAAAAGATGCCCGGAGGCCGGATTTACAACTCCGCGGTAGTCATTGATGCAGACGGCAGTGTCAGCGCTCCTTACCATAAGGTCCATATCCCCCAGGATCCCGGCTTCTTCGAAAAGGAGTACTTCTATCCCGGGGAATCTTACCGGGTTTTTCCGACAAAATTCGGGCGGATTGGAGTTCTCATCTGCTTTGACCAGTGGTTTCCGGAGGCTGCCCGGTGTGTTGCACTGGACGGGGCAGAGATCGTCTTTTACCCGACGGCAATCGGCCATCCCGATGCAAATACCCCTGCGGAAGGAAACTGGCAGGAGGCCTGGGAACTGATCCAGCGCAGCCATGCAATAGCAAACAGCGTTCATGTGGCTGCGGTGAACCGCGTCGGCCAGGAAGGGGAGATAAGGTTCTTTGGCGGATCCTTTGTCTGCGATGCATTTGGTAAAATTATTGCCCGGTCAGGGGATTCTGAAGAGACCCTGATCGCAACTCTCGACATTACGATGAACCGGGAAGTCAGGGATTCGTGGGGCTTTTTCCGGAACCGCCGTCCTGAGACCTATGGCCGCATTGGCACCCTGTTCCCGGGCGAGAGCGGGGAATTTCCGGCCTTGCGCGAAGGAGATACCCCGAAGAACCGCGGATTCCACATGCCTGCCGAATGGGAACCTCATGCAGCCGTCTGGCTTTCCTGGCCGAACAACAAGGATACGTTCCCTCAGCTATCCCTCGTGGAAAAAGCATACTACGAGTTTGTCGAGAAGATCCACACTTCCGAACGCGTTGAACTTTTTGTCCCGACGGCCATCGTCCACCGCCAGGTCAGGGCCCGTCTGAGGGAGATGGGTGTTGATCTTTCCCGGATCACGCTTCATACCAGCGAATATGTAGATGTCTGGATCCGCGATTACGGCCCGACCTTTGTTGTGAACCGTGCGCAGAAGAAACTGGCACTCGTGCGCTGGAATTTCAATGCCTGGGGCGGAAAATATGAGCGGCAGATCCAGGACGGCAAGATCCCCTTCATGATGAACCGCCGTCTCAGTCTGCCCCTTTTCGAGCCGGGGATTATTCTGGAAGGCGGATCAATCGATGTCAATGGCAAAGGTACTGTCCTGACCACGAAAGCCTGCCTTCTCAACCCGAACCGGAACCCAAAACTCTCCGCTGATGATATCGAGGAGAAACTCAAAATTTTCCTTGGCGTTGAGAAGGTGATCTGGCTCAATTGTGGTGTTGAAGGCGATGATACGGATGGTCATATCGATGATATTGCCCGGTTTGTCGGGCCTTCGACCATTGTCTGTGCCTATGAGACCGATAGTGCTGATGCAAATTATTCTGCGCTTTTAGAAAATTACACGATCCTGAGTCAGTCCACTGATCAGGAAGGACGACCGTTCACGGTCATAAAATTGCCCATGCCAAAAAAGATCGAGGATGCGGATGGACGCTATCCGGCGAGTTACACGAATTTTTACATCGGCAACAAGACCGTGATCGTTCCGATCTTCGATGATCCTGCAGATAACGTGGCGCTTTCAATCCTCCGGGAGATTTTTCCCACCCGGGACGTTGTCGGAATCAATGCCAGGGCCATGGTCGAAGGCTATGGAACATTCCATTGCGGAACGCAGCAACAGCCCGAACCATAG
- a CDS encoding DUF2178 domain-containing protein, which produces MKKNTFYLFIGCIALVLLGLFWYSVEIHKPLIIEIAFILGIVAIYLARRKVTDLIEDERSAQITEKAALRTFQVFWVVFCAFSIGAVMNLLYVPHFSKQRITNRSVEIIPPELLSLKMLGYFQLGLLCLMIFLYVGFRLYYARKYGDWETDEE; this is translated from the coding sequence ATGAAGAAAAATACTTTTTATCTTTTTATCGGATGTATTGCGCTCGTTCTTCTGGGGCTGTTCTGGTACTCGGTAGAAATTCACAAACCGCTGATCATTGAGATAGCCTTCATTCTCGGGATCGTTGCGATCTATCTTGCCCGGAGGAAAGTAACCGATCTGATCGAGGACGAGCGGAGTGCCCAGATTACAGAAAAAGCAGCGCTGAGAACATTTCAGGTTTTCTGGGTGGTGTTCTGCGCATTTTCCATCGGGGCGGTAATGAACCTGCTCTATGTTCCTCATTTTTCAAAACAGCGGATAACCAACCGCTCTGTGGAAATCATCCCCCCGGAACTGTTGTCCCTGAAAATGCTGGGATATTTTCAGCTGGGGCTCTTGTGCCTGATGATCTTCCTGTATGTCGGCTTCAGACTCTATTATGCCCGGAAATATGGGGACTGGGAGACCGATGAAGAATAA
- a CDS encoding helix-turn-helix transcriptional regulator has protein sequence MKNKIKVFRAMHDLTQEDLALEIGVTRQTILAIEKGKYVPSLDLAFRIARHFNVTIEEVFTYESEVRTIDID, from the coding sequence ATGAAGAATAAGATCAAGGTATTCCGGGCAATGCATGATCTGACCCAGGAAGATCTTGCCCTGGAGATCGGTGTAACGAGACAGACAATTCTCGCTATTGAAAAGGGTAAGTACGTCCCGTCCCTGGATCTTGCATTCAGGATCGCCCGGCACTTCAATGTGACGATTGAAGAGGTTTTCACTTACGAAAGCGAAGTGCGGACCATCGATATCGATTGA
- a CDS encoding ABC transporter ATP-binding protein — MSQTPLIRLDDVSKVYHLESGDFTALDHVSLDIRENDFIAIMGPSGSGKSTMMNQLGILDVPTSGKLYIEGRDVSEMTALERTHMRRDTIGYIFQKFYLIPLLTAYENVEYPLILKYKKRDSSGKAAAVLKSVGFDSDMSAHRPNQLSGGQQQRVAVARALVNEPKILLCDEPTGNLDRKTGLQIMELLVGLHREGKTVILVTHDSKIAEYAHRTIELEDGRIVRS, encoded by the coding sequence ATGAGCCAGACACCCCTTATTCGTCTCGACGATGTGTCGAAAGTCTACCATCTGGAGAGTGGAGACTTTACCGCACTCGATCATGTCTCTCTCGACATCAGGGAGAACGACTTCATCGCCATCATGGGACCCTCGGGCTCCGGCAAATCTACCATGATGAACCAGCTCGGTATTCTCGATGTCCCCACATCAGGAAAATTGTACATCGAAGGCAGGGATGTGTCGGAGATGACCGCGCTCGAACGCACCCACATGCGACGCGATACCATCGGGTACATTTTCCAGAAATTTTACCTCATCCCCCTCCTCACCGCATATGAAAACGTGGAGTATCCCCTTATCCTGAAATACAAAAAGCGGGACAGTTCCGGAAAAGCCGCAGCAGTCCTCAAATCCGTGGGATTCGACAGCGACATGAGTGCCCACCGGCCCAACCAGTTATCCGGCGGCCAGCAGCAGCGGGTCGCCGTTGCGCGGGCGCTCGTCAACGAGCCCAAGATCCTCCTCTGCGACGAACCGACCGGCAACCTGGACCGGAAGACCGGTCTCCAGATTATGGAGCTCCTTGTCGGGCTGCACCGCGAAGGAAAGACGGTCATTCTTGTGACCCACGATTCCAAAATTGCCGAATACGCCCACCGCACGATCGAGCTTGAAGACGGCAGGATTGTGAGATCATGA
- a CDS encoding ABC transporter permease: MKDIFFDLSVRSVRLNFLRSLLASIGIVIGVVAISSMGMLGTNMQLQVKEQLSASANTITITPDAVRMSPGSTASTGIDKTQLNEIKESAGNNEVIPIHRSSTRFTVGSTDGRGSIYGLDPNDITRFLTVSEGDSLNGESDALVGSTLATNLGIKIGSRLKIGEDNKSVTRPVVRVAGILQARGMTADGVMADNAIIVSDNWYTSHFGDENLYDQVNVIVKNVDTISDVETAIDDKVNRKTQVIRISDASSRLSSISSTLGTITTFILAIGAISLVVAAVSIFNVMMMSVNERIQEIGILLSIGTEKGEVRRMFLYEAFILGIIGAVFGGICSLIIGYSVVGAMIGSTAYFFLPESIIFVPEGMLIGVIVCVVSGLYPAWRASNMDPIDALRAE; this comes from the coding sequence ATGAAAGATATCTTCTTCGATCTCTCGGTCCGGAGCGTGCGGCTGAATTTTCTCCGGTCGCTGCTTGCGTCCATTGGTATTGTCATCGGCGTCGTTGCCATCTCTTCGATGGGAATGCTCGGGACAAACATGCAGCTCCAGGTAAAAGAGCAGCTCTCGGCAAGCGCAAACACCATCACGATAACCCCGGATGCGGTCCGGATGAGCCCCGGGTCCACAGCCTCGACCGGCATAGACAAAACCCAGCTGAACGAGATCAAGGAATCCGCAGGAAACAATGAAGTTATACCAATCCATCGGTCCAGTACGCGGTTCACCGTGGGTTCAACGGACGGGCGCGGGTCGATCTATGGGTTGGATCCAAACGATATAACCAGGTTCCTCACCGTTTCAGAAGGGGACAGCCTGAATGGCGAGAGCGATGCCCTGGTAGGATCAACGCTTGCAACAAATCTGGGCATCAAGATTGGCAGCCGGCTCAAGATTGGCGAGGATAACAAGTCGGTCACCCGGCCGGTTGTCCGGGTTGCAGGCATTCTCCAGGCAAGGGGAATGACAGCTGACGGCGTCATGGCAGACAACGCCATCATCGTCTCGGATAACTGGTACACTTCTCACTTCGGCGATGAAAACCTCTACGATCAGGTGAACGTGATCGTGAAGAACGTGGATACCATCAGCGATGTGGAGACCGCAATAGATGACAAAGTCAACCGGAAGACGCAGGTTATCCGCATATCAGATGCCAGTTCCCGCCTGTCCAGCATCTCATCGACCCTCGGGACAATCACGACGTTTATCCTTGCAATCGGGGCGATTTCCCTTGTTGTGGCAGCAGTCAGCATCTTCAACGTGATGATGATGTCGGTGAATGAGCGGATCCAGGAGATTGGGATCCTGCTCTCCATAGGAACGGAAAAAGGAGAAGTACGCCGCATGTTCCTCTACGAGGCGTTCATCCTCGGGATCATAGGGGCTGTGTTTGGCGGGATCTGCAGCCTTATTATCGGTTACTCCGTTGTCGGGGCCATGATCGGGAGCACCGCCTATTTCTTCCTGCCCGAGAGTATCATCTTTGTCCCCGAGGGAATGCTCATCGGGGTCATCGTCTGCGTTGTCTCCGGCCTGTACCCGGCCTGGCGGGCATCGAACATGGATCCGATCGATGCTCTGAGAGCGGAATAG
- a CDS encoding acetate uptake transporter, giving the protein MEHIEEKNRNNIFLNDNTANPAPLGLCSFGMTTMLLSLHNAGVIALTSPILAMAIFYGGIIQILVGIMEWKKNNSFGMVTFGSFGCFWISFASMLMLPALGIAKAPQPVDLAAFLALWGIFAFGLFICTLKMHRLLQVTLAAVVLLVILLVAAQLTGSSLVLMAGGIMGLIAGALALYLGMGQVINEVYGSRVLPV; this is encoded by the coding sequence ATGGAACATATCGAAGAGAAGAACCGGAACAATATTTTCCTGAACGACAACACTGCCAATCCAGCCCCCCTCGGACTGTGCTCGTTTGGCATGACAACCATGCTGCTCAGCCTGCATAATGCCGGGGTCATAGCCCTGACAAGCCCCATACTTGCCATGGCCATCTTCTACGGAGGCATCATCCAGATTCTTGTCGGGATCATGGAATGGAAAAAGAACAACAGCTTCGGGATGGTCACGTTTGGAAGTTTCGGCTGTTTCTGGATCTCTTTTGCATCCATGCTCATGCTTCCGGCTCTCGGAATCGCAAAAGCACCGCAGCCGGTGGATCTGGCAGCCTTCCTTGCACTGTGGGGCATTTTTGCATTCGGGCTTTTCATCTGCACATTAAAGATGCACCGGCTCCTGCAGGTCACGCTCGCTGCAGTCGTCCTCTTGGTGATCCTGCTCGTTGCAGCCCAGCTCACCGGAAGCTCACTGGTTCTCATGGCCGGGGGCATCATGGGACTGATTGCCGGAGCTCTCGCCCTGTATCTCGGAATGGGCCAGGTCATCAATGAGGTTTACGGGAGCCGGGTCTTACCGGTCTGA
- a CDS encoding GNAT family protein, whose translation MYLQTRKAILRPWSAADAESVVRHANNPRVAACMRDGFPHPYTISDANRFIDMAGSTKNLMLAIEVDGVAAGGIGVHFFEDVYRGTGEIGYWLSESFWGQGIVTDAVRALVPAVFRETSLVRIQAGIFANNKASARVLEKCGFLREAVHKNAITKDGVLMDEIVYAILKKDTGESDR comes from the coding sequence ATGTATCTTCAAACCAGAAAAGCGATCCTCCGGCCCTGGTCGGCTGCCGATGCGGAATCTGTTGTCCGGCATGCGAACAATCCCCGTGTTGCAGCCTGCATGCGGGACGGGTTCCCGCACCCGTACACCATTTCGGATGCGAACCGGTTCATCGATATGGCAGGCTCGACGAAAAACCTGATGCTTGCCATTGAGGTTGATGGAGTGGCCGCGGGAGGAATCGGCGTCCATTTTTTTGAGGATGTCTACCGCGGGACCGGGGAGATCGGGTACTGGCTGTCGGAGTCCTTCTGGGGGCAGGGTATTGTTACCGATGCCGTCCGCGCGCTCGTCCCGGCAGTATTCCGGGAGACCTCCCTTGTCCGCATCCAGGCGGGTATTTTTGCAAACAACAAAGCCTCAGCAAGGGTTCTGGAAAAGTGCGGCTTCCTGCGGGAAGCCGTTCATAAGAATGCCATTACGAAAGATGGCGTTCTCATGGATGAGATCGTGTACGCAATTCTCAAAAAAGATACCGGGGAATCAGACCGGTAA
- a CDS encoding RsmD family RNA methyltransferase translates to MGFKDLLSGQIPEHLLPLLTGHYDVIGSVAIIPVPPELEDFRFIIADAIRSHRHSVKTVLNKTSSVQGNCRTARYEILTGTDTITTCREYGFSYMFDVLTSFYNPRLQTERKRVSGQVLPNEDVLVPFAGVGPFVVPAAARGARVVAIEQNPEAFRWQKENIRKNGIEDRVTAVLGDAFDTSLLPRPGFDRVIIPTPYGMDAILEKLEPYVKQDGMVHFYTFRNKGQAAELAEELGGRGFEPVCTRRCGNVAPGVSRWVFDLRKTP, encoded by the coding sequence ATGGGGTTCAAAGACCTGTTATCCGGTCAGATTCCCGAACATCTCCTTCCACTCCTGACGGGTCATTACGATGTGATCGGATCGGTAGCAATTATCCCGGTTCCTCCCGAGCTTGAAGACTTCAGGTTCATTATCGCCGATGCCATCCGTTCCCACCGCCATTCGGTAAAAACGGTCCTGAACAAAACTTCATCGGTGCAGGGAAACTGCAGGACTGCCCGGTACGAGATCCTTACAGGAACCGATACGATAACCACCTGCCGGGAATATGGTTTTTCGTACATGTTCGATGTGCTCACGTCGTTTTATAATCCCCGTCTCCAGACCGAGAGAAAGAGAGTTTCCGGCCAGGTACTCCCGAACGAAGATGTTCTCGTCCCGTTTGCCGGCGTTGGTCCGTTTGTCGTACCTGCCGCAGCCCGGGGAGCCCGGGTAGTGGCAATCGAGCAGAACCCCGAAGCATTCCGGTGGCAAAAGGAAAATATCCGGAAGAATGGTATCGAAGACCGGGTTACTGCGGTTCTGGGAGATGCGTTTGATACGTCCCTCTTGCCCCGGCCGGGATTTGACCGGGTGATTATCCCGACGCCGTACGGGATGGATGCAATTCTTGAAAAACTGGAGCCTTATGTGAAACAGGACGGGATGGTTCACTTCTATACGTTCCGGAACAAGGGGCAGGCTGCTGAACTGGCGGAGGAGCTGGGTGGCCGGGGATTTGAGCCCGTTTGTACCAGGAGATGCGGAAATGTGGCTCCGGGTGTATCCCGCTGGGTGTTCGATCTCAGGAAAACACCATAA
- a CDS encoding FkbM family methyltransferase — translation MPESQDFITSDKVIFSKEKRSFRQIYEVPEYRFLDILPDDRVLDIGANVGAFCIRAARLASRVTAVEPVTCDILEKNIRANNAPVATIQGALGDGKPCEICWDDCRVVAPTFTLGELIRMAGGCDFLKCDCEGAEWLIRHSDLSGVRRIEMELHMPPICSVPDMALLDYIGEHYHFEIERRPCHDVMGVMGILHAEQKSQQHGTFS, via the coding sequence ATGCCAGAATCGCAGGATTTCATCACCTCCGACAAGGTGATCTTCTCAAAAGAGAAGAGATCCTTTCGCCAGATCTATGAAGTGCCGGAATACCGGTTTCTCGATATCCTCCCGGACGACCGGGTCCTGGATATCGGGGCCAACGTGGGGGCGTTCTGCATCCGGGCAGCACGGCTCGCCTCAAGAGTAACCGCGGTGGAGCCGGTGACCTGCGATATTCTCGAAAAAAATATCCGGGCGAACAATGCACCGGTAGCAACCATACAAGGAGCGCTGGGCGATGGGAAGCCCTGCGAGATCTGTTGGGATGACTGCCGGGTCGTGGCCCCCACATTCACGCTCGGGGAACTAATCCGTATGGCCGGGGGCTGCGATTTCCTGAAATGCGATTGTGAAGGTGCGGAATGGCTGATCCGTCATTCGGACTTATCCGGCGTGCGGAGAATTGAGATGGAACTGCACATGCCCCCGATCTGCAGCGTTCCCGATATGGCACTCCTGGATTACATCGGCGAGCATTACCATTTTGAGATAGAGCGCAGGCCGTGCCATGATGTGATGGGCGTCATGGGTATCCTGCATGCTGAACAAAAATCTCAACAGCACGGTACTTTTTCATAG